Part of the Streptomyces antimycoticus genome, GAGGGCGGGAGAGCGCATGGCCGACAGCAGGATCCTGGTCGCGGTACCGGAACACCCTCGGGGCGAGGGCGCCGAGTCCCAGCAGTTACGGAAGATCCGGGACGCGATCGAGGCGGGCGGCTTCGAAGTCCGGTGGGTGGTAACGGCGGAGGACGCGGACGCGGTACTGCGCACCGAGGCTGGTCTGGCGGCGGCGCTGGTGGCCTGGGGCCTTCCCAGGGCCGCCGGTGACGGGCCCGGCGCCGCGCTCGCCGCGCCGGGAGGCACACTCGCCCGGCCGGGCAGCACCCTCGACGGGACCCCAGGCGGCGGCGCTGTGCTGCGCCGGATCGGCCGCCGATTCCGGGACCTGCCGGTCTTCTTGGTGATGGCCGACGAGGGCCTGGGGGACCTGCCGCTGTGGGTGTCCGAGTCGGTCGTGGGCTACGTCTGGCCGCTGGAGGACACCCCGGGCTTCATCGCGGGCCGCATCACCACCGCCGCCCACGCCTACCGGGCATCCGTGCTGCCGCCGTTCTTCCGGGCACTGCGCCGGTTCGACGACGCCCACGAATACTCCTGGCACACCCCGGCCCACTCCGGCGGTGTCGCCTTCCTCAAGTCGCCGGCGGGACGCGCCTTCCACGACTACTTCGGAGAGCGGCTGCTGCGCAGCGACCTGTCGATCTCGGTCGAGGAACTGGGCTCGCTGTTCGAGCACACCGGCCCGATCGGCGAGGCGGAGCGCAACGCGGCCCGTGTGTTCGGCTCCGAACTCACCTACTTCGTGCTGCACGGCGACTCGACGTGCAATCGCCTGGTAGGCCATTTCAGCGTCACCCGCGACGAGATCGCGCTGGTGGACCGCAACTGCCACAAGTCCGTGCTGCACGGCCTGGTCGTCTCGGGTGCCCGGCCGGTCTACCTGGTCCCCACCCGTAACGGCTACGGCCTGGCGGGACCGCTGCCCCCGGCCGAGATCGCCGCGGACGCGGTGGCGGCCCGGATCGCCGCGCATCCGCTCACCGAGGGCGCGGTGTCCCCGCACCCGCAGTACGCGGTGTTCACCAACTCCACTTACGACGGCCTGAGTTACGACGCCGTAGCCACCGCTCGCGCGTTCGCCGCCAGTACGCCCCGGGTGCACTTCGACGAGGCGTGGTTCGCGTACGCCCGTTTCCACCCGCTCTACGCCGGCCGTTACGGCATGTCGGTGGACGAGGATGCCTTCCCCGGCCCGGACCGCCCGACCGTGTTCGCCACCCAGTCCACGCACAAGCTGCTGGCGGCGCTGTCGCAGAGCGCGATGGTGCACATGCGATCCGCACCGCGGGCACCGGTGGAGCATGACCGGTTCAACGAGGCGCTGATGATGCACGGCACCACCTCGCCCCTCTACCCAATGATCGCCTCGCTCGACGTGGCGACGGCGATGATGGACGGCCCGCAGGGCGAGTGGCTGATCGACGAGGCGGTGACCGAGGCGATCCGCTTCCGTCAGGAGACGGTGCGCCTGCGACGGCGGATCGAGAGCGCCGGGGACCGGCCGCCGTGGTTCTTCGGGGTGTGGCAGCCGGACACGGTCACCGACCCGGCGACCGGCGAACGGCTGCCGTTCGAGGAAGCCCCGCCGGAGCTGCTGCGCACCGAGCAGTCCTGCTGGCTGCTGGAGCCCGGCGCCGACTGGCACGGTTTCCCCGGGCTGACCGAGGGCCACTGCATGTTGGACCCCGTCAAGGTCACGCTGACCTGTCCGGGGATCAGCGCCACCGGCGAGATGGCCGAGGAGGGCATCCCGGCCCGGGTGCTCACCGCCTATCTGGCCACCCGGAAGATTGTGGTGGAGAAGACCGACAGTTACACCACGCTGATCCTGTTCTCCATGGGCATCACCAAGGGCAAGTGGGGCACCCTGCTGGACGCCCTGACGGATTTCAAGGCCCTCTACGACGCCGACGCCCCACTGGAGCGGGTCCTGCCGGAGGCCGTCGCCGCGCATCCCCGCCGGTACGCGGGCCTGACCCTGCGCGGGCTGTGCCAGGAGATGCACGAGCAACTGCGCTCGGTGCGCCTGGTGGAGCTTCTGGACACGGCCTTCCAGCAGCTCCCGCAGCCCGTGGCGCCACCTCAGCACTGTTATCAGCGGCTGGTGCGGGGTGACACCGAGCGGGTCCGGATCTCGGAGGCGGCGGGCCGGGTGGCGGCCGCCATGGTGACGGTCACCCCGCCTGGCATCCCGGTCCTGATGCCGGGCGAGTCCATCGGCGCACCCGACGGCCCGCTGCTGCGCTATCTCACCGCCCTGGAGTCCTTCGACCGCCGCTTCCCCGGCTTCCGCAGCGAGACCCACGGCGTGACCAACGACGAGGACACGGGCGACTACCTGATCGAGTGCCTGATCCAGGGCGCGGGGCAGATGCCGGGGCACTCGCCCGGGCGTATCGGTTAGGGTCTCTTGGGAAAGTGCTGGTCACAGCCACTCGTTGAGGACTGCGACCAGCACTGTCGCCTCGTAGCGGACGGCGAGCTTGTCGTACCTCGTGGCGACGGCCCGGTGGCGCTTGAAACGATTGATTCCGCACTCGAGGGCATGGCGCTCGCGGTAGTCGGTCTTGTCGAACTTCGGCGGCCGACCGCCTCGGGAGCCTAGCTTCTGACGATTGCGGACGCGGTCCGCCGGGACCGGGATGGTCGCCTTGATTCCGCGTCTTCGCAGGTACGCTCGGTTGCGGCGGGAGTCGTACGCCTTGTCAGCCCGCACCCGGTCCGGTCGACTGCGAGGCCGGCCAGGACCGAGTCGGGGCACCCGAATCGCCTCCAGGACCGGCCCGAACTGCGGCGAGTCACCCCGCTGCCCGGCCGTGATCAGTACAGACAGAGGCTTCTGCCCCTGTTCGACGGCGAGGTGGATCTTTGTGGTCAGCCCGCCCCGGGAACGTCGGAGGCCGTGGTCGGTCGGCTCGACGGCGATGCCGCCAGGCGGCTCCTTTTGCAGGCCCCCCTTTTCGACGCTCCGACGGCGTGCTGGTGAGCCCGGCACACGGTGGAGTCGACATTCACATCCCAGGTGATCAGGCCCTTCACGTCGGCCTCGGCCTGGAGCTGGGTGACGATCCGGGCCCAGGTGCCATCGCGCTGCCAGCGCCGGAACAGGTCGTAGGCCCGGTCCCACGGCCCGCAGCGTTCTGGCACATCACGCCAGGGAACACCGGTCCGGGTCCGCCACCGTATGCCGTCTATCAGCTGCCGCCGAGTCCATACCGGCGGACGGCCCGGCTTGATGCCCCGCGGCAACAACGGCTCCAGCCGGGCCCACTGGCCATTCGTCAGATCACCACGCCCCACGGAACGTGATCATCCACGACCAAGATCCACTTTCGCAACAGACCCTGATCTTTTCGTAAGTTCGGTGGGTGTGGTGGGTGGATGGTCAGGCCGGTGTGGGCGAGAAAGGACCATGGCAGTCGGGGGTTGGCGTTGATGCGGTGGATGCCTTGTTCGGTGGCGTCGGCGACATCGGCGAGGTGGTCGCCGGCGAGGTTGGCGAGTTCACGCTTCTTGAGCGAGGACCACAGCAGTTCCACCGGGTTCAGCTCGGGAGCGTAGGCGGGTAATCGTTCCAGGGTTAGCCAGTCCTGTTCGGCGACCCAGGCGCGCATCGCCCGGCTCCAGTGGGCGGACAGGCCGTCCCAGACCAGCACCACTTGCTCGCCGCGGTAGAACACCTTCATCTGCTCCAGGACCTCGATGAGCGCGGTGGTGTCGTAGCTGCCGGGCTTGAGGTGGAAGCACAGACGGGCCCCGCGTTCGGGATCGGTGGAGTGATAGCCCAGGGCCCCGGCCATCGACGCCCGCTTCCAGTTCAGGCGGTGCCGCAGCAGCGGGGTCCGGCCACGGGGTGCGTAGGTGCGGCGGATCTGAGGCAGCAGGGAGACACCTGATTCGTCGAGGAACACGATCCAGGCACGTGTGTTCACGGCCCCTTTTTGATGCGCGGCCACTCGTGCGCGATCCAGCGGGCGATCTCGGACTCGTCCCGCTCGACCGCCCTCCGCTCGGGACGTTGCAGACTCCACCCGAGCCGGCCGGTCAGCAGCCGCCACACCGACGCCCTCGACAACACCACCCCCGTTTTCTGCTCCACGACGGCGCCGACTCGCTCCAGGGTCCACAGGTCGGCCTCGAAACCATGAGCCCGGGCACCTCGCGCCAACGCGGCCCGGACCATCTCGACCTGGGCGTCGTCCAGCTTGGGCGGGCGCCCGGTGGCCGCACGCCGCCGCAGGCCCGAAGCACCGTCTTGCTCCCACACCCGACGCCAACGCCGCACACTCTCGGCACACACACCCACCGCCCGCGCGATCTCCGCATTCGAGGCGCCCTCCTCGAACAACTCGACCGCCCGAACACGCCGTGCCTCCGCCAACTGAGGCCGCGACAAAGGAGGAAGAGACGAGCCGGCAGCCGAAGGCGAGGGTCGATAAGCCACCCCGAAAGCCTCCCACTCGCAAGGCCAGCACACCCACCGAACTTACGAAAAGATCAGTAAAGGGTGTTGCAGAAGGCCGTGATCAGGGCATATCCGCTGTATGGCTGGGGTGTTGAGGGCCGAGCGGGTGTGGGTGGAGACGTTCACCGGGTTGCGGGTCGATCAGTTCGGCCGGCTACTGAAAGCCGTCCGGGAACGTGGTGGCGAGGGCTGCGGCTGGGGCCGTCCGTGGCGGCTGCCGCTGGCCGAGCGGGTGCTGCTGGTGGCCGTGTACTACCGCACGAACCTCACCATGCGGCAGCTCGCCCCGCTGTTCGGCGTCTCACCGGCGACGGTGTGCCGGGTGATCCAGCGGCTCGGTCCGCTGCTCGCGCTCGAGCCGGCCCGGGCCGCCACCGATGCCGCCGAGCGGCTGTGGATCGTGGACGGGACTCTCGTCCCGGTCCGTGACCGCAAGGTCGGAGCATCCTCGCGCAACTACCGGTGCTCGGCGAACGTGCAGGTCATCGTGGACGCGGAGACGCGCCTGGTGGTGGCCGCGGCCCGGCCGGTGCCCGGCAACACGGCGGACGCGAAAGCCTGGCGGGACTCCGGCCTGGCCGCGCACTGCAAGGGCGTGACGGTTCTCGGCGACGGCGCCTATATCAACACCGGGCTGATTGTCCCGCACCGTAAACGCCCCGGACGCCCGCTGTTGAAGGGCGAGGAGGAGGACAACGCGCAGCATCGCAAGGTCCGCGCCCGCGTCGAGCACACCTTCTCCCGCATGAAGAACTACAAGATCCTCCGCGACTGTCGGCAACGCGGCAACGGCCTCCACCACGCCGTCCAGGCCGTCGCCCGCATGCACAACCTCGCCATCGCCGCATGACCACACACCTCCGATCACCACTCCGACCTGCCTGATCACGGCCTTCTGCAACACCCTTTAGAAGACTGATGAAGATCTTGAGGTTCTGGCCTTGCGGTGTGAGTGGCAGGCCCAGACTCGTGTCGTGGCGATGGGTGAGTGGGTCGGGGAGACGGTCGGGCCGGACGTGTGGGAGACGTGTCGGGGTTTGATCCCAGTCGGGAGTGTGTTCGCGTTTCTGGCCGAGCATCGGGGGAGGCTGTTTCCGGCTCAGATGTTCGCGGACATGTATCCGTCGGCGAACGGGCGGCCGAGTATGCCGCCGCAGATCCTGGCCGCTGCGATCACTCTGCAGGCCCTGCACGGGCTGTCGGATTACCAGACCGTGCAGGAATTGCGGTGTGACCTGCGGTGGAAGGCCGCGTGCGGGCTGGGCCTTTACGACATGGCGTTCGACCCGTCGCTGCTGGCCTACTTCCGCCGCCGGCTGGCCCGCTCCGCCCGTCCGAACCGGATCTTCGAGACCGTACGCGAAGTCGTGAAGAGCACCGGAGTACTGAAAGGCAAGCACCGTCGGGCGCTGGACTCCACCGTGCTGGACGACGCGGTCGCCACCCAGGACACGGTCACCCAGATCATCGCCGCCATCAGGACAGTCATCCGTGAGGTCCCACACGCGGCCGAACAAGCAGCAATCCAGTGCACCGCCCACGATTACACCGACCCGGGCAAACCCCGCATCGCCTGGAACGACGAGCAGGCCCGAGCCGACCTCATCGACGCACTGGTCACCGACGCGGTGCGGCTGCTGGGCCACCTGCCCGACCAACAGCTCGGGGAGAAAGCCGCGAACGCGCTCGGCCTGCTGGCCCTGGTCGCAGGACAGGACGTCGAACCCGCCGAGGACTCCAACGGCCGTGACGGGCGTTGGCGCATCACTCAGGGCACCGCCTACGACCGGATGATCTCCACCGTCGACCCCGAAGCCCGCCACGTCCACAAGACCCGCACCCACCGGCAGGACGGCTTCAAGGCCCACCTGGCCGTCGAGCCCGAGACCGGCTTATACACCGCCCTCGCTCTGCGGCCGGCAACCGGAACCGAGCACCACGAGGCCACTGTCGGCATCGACTTGCTCGCCGACGAAGACAGCCCGGTGGACGTCTTCGGCGACAGCGCCTACTCCACTGGCGACACCTGCCAGATCCTGCACCGAGCAGGACACCGACTCTTCCTCAAGCCCGCCCCGCTGAAGACGGCTGTCCTTGGCGGGTTCAGCCTCGACGACTTCGCCATCAACACCGCGGGCAGCACGGTGACCTGCCCCGCCGGACACACCGTCCCGCTCAGCGAGCCGTCCGGGCGGCACATGCAACGCAAAGCGCTCTTCACCGACCAGTGCGCCAGCTGCCCCCTGCGCAAGCAGTGCACCACCGCCAAGACCGGCCGGATCGTCACCATCCGCCCCCACCACGACCTGCTCACCGCTGCCCGCCACCAGGCCAGCACCGACCCCGACTGGCAAGCCGCCTACCGACGATGGAGACCACCCGTCGAACGCGCCGTCGCCTGGCTCGTCGCCCACGGCAACCGCAGACTCCGCTACCGCGGCACCATCAAGAACAACGCCTGGCTCCACACCCGTGCCGCAGCCCTCAACCTGCGAACCCTGATCAACCTCGGACTCAACCACAACGGCGACACCTGGCACACCCCCGCTATCACCTGACCACGGCAACCAGAATCACACCAAGATCTTCATCAGTCTTCTAGGCGATGGCCCGCACTGGCGCCGCCTTCACGGCCGCACCGAGCCGCTACCCCCACATGTCCGTCGCCTACGACCTCGGACGGCGCTGAGGACGTCGACACGGTCACCCTCGAGGCCGCTCTGGCAGACATCGCGCAGCTCTTGGCCGGGAACGATTTCCCCGGAACCCGCCCGATCCACGGTGACACCGTCCAGCTCATCACCGATATCACCTCGGTGACGGCCACCGGGAGCATCACCTGCCAAGGTGTCCTCCGCGAGGGCCGGGGGTTCGTTGAGCTCACCCTGCCCGACGCCGACCCGCAGCAGCCGCGCTTCGGCGAGTGACGCGCAGGAGGGGGCCAAGACGCGGGCCGCTTCTTGGCCGGAGCCTTTTTGGCGGTCTTCTTCGTCGCCTTCTTGGCGGGGGCCTTCTTCTTGGGCCGCATCTCCCGGACCTCGCCTTCGCCGACTTCCTCGCCGCGGCTCTGCTTGGCCGCTCGCACGCTGTCCTGGAGGGCGGACATCAGGTCCACGACCTTGCCCTTGGGCTCGGCCGGCGCCTCCGCGTGGGGTGGCTCGGCGCCTTCGCCGCCGTCGCGCTCGCGTCCGTGGAAGGCGAACTTCGCCACGGCCACCTTGTCGCTTCTTTTGAGTGCCTCGCGCAGCAGTACATACGGTTTGGTGGCGACGACCCCGTTTCGCTCGAGGTAGTAGGGCTTGCCGTAGCGGATGGCATCGAGCCGCTCCTCGGGCACGAAGGCCTGCACATCGATCGCCTTCGCGGTCGGCAGGGGGAGCTGGTCGAGGTCTTCGTCGGTGATGGGGACGAGCTGGTCGCGCGAGACCTCGTAGGCGCGGCCGATCTCTTCTGGGGCGAGTTCGCGGTCTTCGATCTCGCACACCTTGCGGTTTCGGACGAGGCCGTGGTCGGGCATGTGAATCTGCCGGAACCGGATCGAATGATCTTCGGTTGCCGAATACATCTTGATGGGAATCGTCACCAGACCAAACGACACCGCACCGCTCCAAACGGGGCGCATGGCTACCTCCACAGGCACCCCCCTGGGGTCTCCCAGCGTATGCGAGGTATGGCGGTGATTGTCCTGTGCCATCGAAGTTTGAGCTTGTGCCAGCGAAGTTTGAGTGGCCTGGGTCGCTTGGACTGGCGGGGTCTGACTGACTTGGGCGCGCTGCTCGAAGGGCTCGGCCACACCCCCGCGCACGTCGCCGGCACGTCCTTCGGCGCGTCGGTCGTCCTCGGCCTGGCCGCACGTCGGCCCGAGCTGTTCCGCAGCATCGCGGTCCACGAGTCACCGCCGATGGAGGTCCTGGCCGACGGCCCGGCAGCCATGGAACAGCTGCAGCCGGCAATGGTCTCCATCGCTCCCGTGCTGGACCACCTCCGCAAGGCAGAGTCGGACTTGGCTGACCCCGCGAAGGTCGTCGCGCGGCTGCGCTGACGTCAGGTCGCCGCGTGGCGGCGCACGCGCTCGATCATCGCGGTCAGGACGGTTTCCAGGGCGACCGTGTCCTGACGGGCCTGGTTCATGAGCAGGCCGCCCTGGAGCGCGGTGAGCAGCGCGAGGGCCAGATAGCCGGGGTCGGCGTCCTCGGTCAGCTCGCCCCGGTCCCGCATCGCTTCGAGCCCGCGGCGGATGGCCTCCTCCCACTTGCCGTACACGGCGGCGAGTTCGGTGCGGGCCCGCGGGTCGCGGTCGGAGAGTTCGGCGGACAGTGAGCCGATCGGACAGCCTGAGTGATGCCCGCGCGCGAGCTGGGCGCCGACGATCGCGTCGCGCCAGGCTTCCAGGGCCTCGAAGCTGTCGAGCCGGCTCAGCAGCGGCCGCTGGAAGCCGAGGACGGACTCCGTCTGGTGCTCGATCACAGCCTGGACGAGGGCTCGTTTGTCGCTGAAGTAGTGGTAGAGCTGCGAGGGGCTGGCCACCCGCGCGGCCTTGAGGACGTTTTCCGTACTCGTGCCCGCCACGCCGCCCTCGAACATGAGCCCGGCCGCCGCAGCCACGATGCGGTCGCGGGTTGCCTGCCCCTTGGGGGTCAGTCGTCCGGATGTCGCACCAGTGCTCATGAGACAAACGGTATCAAAAATTGGAGTAAGCGATCTATATTTAGGTCACATTTAGATGGCTCGCTCTAAAATCAGGCTGCCGACGCGGATCACCGACGCGGACCGGACGGAAACGAACTGATGGAGAACTCCATGACATGGCTGAACGCGGGATCGCCCTTTCCGGATCTGACCGTCGACGTGGCCGGACGCGGCCGTGTCTCCGTACGGGAGGAACTGGCGGGGGACTACGGCGTGGTGCTGATCTATCGCGGCTCGTGGTGCCCGTACTGCAACGCCCAGCTCAGGGCCTTCGAACGGGCGCGGGACACCCTCGCGGAACTCGGCGTCAAGGTGATCGCCCTCTCGGTGGACGACGAGGCGACGACCAAGGCCCTGGTGGCCAAGCTGCGCTTGACCTTCCCGGTCGCCCACGGGGCGGACGCCGACGCGGTATCGCGGGCGACGGGGGCCTTCGTCAACGCGGACCCCCCGTACCTGCAGTCGACCGGTTTCGTGCTCGACCCCTCGGGCGAGGTGGTGGTGTCGGTCTACTCCAGCGGAGCCATCGGCCGCCTGCTCCCGGAGGACGTCGCGGGCCTGATCCGCTACATCAGGCAGAGCGCCGCCGATGCCTGACGGCCCGCCTCTGAAGGCCGTCGGCGAACGGTTGAGCGGGGCCGGGGCGATAATCGCCCCGTTACGGTCTGGTCGTCGTCCTCGCCTGGATCGGGGCAGGCAAGTACGTGAAGATGGAGAGCCGGGTCCTCATCGAGGACAGTCCCCTGATGAGCTGGCTCTACGACATCTTCAGCTTCACGGCACTCGCCGACGCACTGGGCACGGTGGAGATCGCGGCGGCCGCCCTGATCGCGCTCCACCCGGTCTGGCCGCGCCTCTCGGCCGTCGGCAGCGCCCTCGCGGTTGTTCTCTTCCTCGGCACCGTCAGTTTTCTGTTCACCACGCCAGGAGTCGTCGGCATGTTCGCCAACGGCTTCCCCGTACTCTGGGCGAAGCCCGGCCAGTTCCTCCTCAAAGACCTGGTCCTCCTCGGTGTCTCGCTCTGGACACTCGGCGAAGCCCTTCAGAGGATCCACCGCGGACGGGCAGGTGTCCCCGGCCCGGAGTAGAGCCCTTCCATCGTCGGCATCCGCCCGGTTTGAGCCGGGAAACAAGAAACCGCCCCCGGCCTGTTCGCAGGTCGAGGGCGGTTCGTGGCAGTAGCGGGCTGTGACTCCCGGGCCACGGCCCCTGTACGCCGCCCTCGAAGAACCCCAGGTCAAACGCTCCAGGATCCGGATCTGCGTACGCATTCGCGAGCCGTCCCACCGCCACCCCTGACCATCAGCACCCCACCTTGATTGACAAGCCGGGCCCGGTGCTCGAGGTACATGCACGCCTGGAGCTCAGGGTGCTTGCCGTTCCGGAGCGCTGCCTGGTAGCTCGGGCTGTCGCTCGCGGCCGTGTGCGGGTCGAAGCCTCCCCCGCCGATTTCGCGTGCATAGCCCAGGGTCAGTTTGGGGTGCTCCCTGTATGCGTTGTAGAGAAGCGCCAGCGACTCCTCCGGGACCCTGGCGAAGAAGGTGCCGTTGTTGATCTGACGGTGGTAGGTCTTCGCAGCCTTGGCGCCTTCGCCGCCGGCTCGCTCCTTCTGGTGGATGAGCTTGACGAACTCGACTCCGTACGAGTGCCGCCACAGACCGATGAGACGCGGTTCCGCGAAGGATCCAAACCCCTTCTGAGCGATGACGTGGTGCCGTGCGCGATGTGATGCGTCTCGGCGAGCATCTCCTCCAGCGGCTTGCCGAGCTGCTCGGCAAGCCCACCCAGCACATTCAGCACTCCGCGGGAGTAGTCCGGCGGAGTCGACGGCGTCTTCGCCGCGATGATCGTCCCGGCATCGTCATCGAGCACAGCATCGGTGAACGTGCCTCCCACGTCCACGTCGATCACATACGCCATGGCCCACTCTCCTTGTCAAACATTGAACGACGTCAGCACGCCCATGCGGCCGGATTTAACGCTCGCGTCGATTCTTTGACGCATGCGTCGAGTCGGTCAAGACTGTGGACACGATGAATTCGACAACCCCGGCAACCTGGCGGCGTACGTACCGTGCGGGCCCACGTCTGCAGTCACGAGTCCTGGATGCGTCCCGCCATCCGCGGCGCGCGCACGCCTCCTGGTGCACGACGAAGAGGGCGACGCGCGGCCGGCAGGGGTTCACGCCGATAGCTCTGCTCCCACGCCGGGAGACCGTAGACACATAATTGGGTTACTCCTCGCAAATGGAGCGCCCCACCATGCCGAGGAGGCACCATGAGCGCCCGCGCCGACCACACTCCCTGCCCGACTGATTCCCCTCCCAGCACTCCGGCCACCGCCGTGCTCGACAGCAAGGGAACGATCCTGTCCTGGTCCCGCGCAGCAACGGAGCTGCTGGACCGCACCAGCAGGGAAGTCTGTGGTCACCCTGTGTGGGAGCTACTCGCCAACGTGCCCGGCAGTCCCGGGGCTCTCACTGAGGAACGGATTCCAGCGGCAGGTGAGGCACATCTTCGCCACCGATCCGGGAGCACGGTCGACGTGCTCTTCCAGGTGCTGCCACTGGAGAAGGAGAAGCTGTTCGCCCTGGCAGTCCCAAGCCACCTCACGACGGACCAGCAGTGGAACGCCTCTCCACTACGCCAACTGTTCCCACAGGACCAGATCGCCATCTGCGTCCACGACACCAACCTAGAGGTCATCGCAATCAACGGAGCCGTGGAGATGTTCGATGGGGCGCCCGTACCCTCCGGCAGCCACCTGCGGGACGTCATCTGCTCAGAAGACGCCGAAGCCGCCGAAGCGGCGCTCCAAGGCGTGCTCGATACGGGAACCCCACTCATCGGCCAGCAGCAACACATGCGGTTCCGGCCGCCCCCTGCGCGGCGGCGGACCCTGTCCCTGTCAGCCTTCCAGCTGCAAGATGCACCTGGACGCGTGTCCTTCTGCAAGGCATCGGCCCGCTCGCCTGAGACGTCCTGCAGCCAGTCAGAGCGTCGCCCGAGCTGGGCCGTCTGTGGGCCGTCGAAGAGTGGCCCACAGCGACCATCAACCACCAATGACCACCCCGCGAGCACAGGTCAGCGCTGCGCCCACGTCGATGGCGCGAGGTCGGTTCAGGCCGACGTCACTTCCTGCGCAACAAGCGCCAGGAGTGGGAGGAGTACCGGTCCGAGATCACCGCGTTCGAGCTGCGGAAGAACCTGCCGGTGCTGTAGGCGCAGGTCAGGGCGGGCTTCCGCCGAAACGATGCCTTGGGGCCGGCGGTCGCGGACCGTCGGCCCCGTCGCGTCTGCCGAGGGCTCGTGGGGCCGGCTGTGACTCCCCGCTCGTATCGTGAAAAGAGACAGAGTTGCGGGCAAGGCAGGGAA contains:
- a CDS encoding hydantoinase/oxoprolinase N-terminal domain-containing protein, with translation MAYVIDVDVGGTFTDAVLDDDAGTIIAAKTPSTPPDYSRGVLNVLGGLAEQLGKPLEEMLAETHHIAHGTTSSLRRGLDPSRNRVSSVCGGTRTESSSSSSSTRRSEPAAKAPRLRRPTTVRSTTAPSSPGSRRSRWRFSTTHTGSTPN